One segment of Rubripirellula amarantea DNA contains the following:
- a CDS encoding FdhF/YdeP family oxidoreductase — protein sequence MKVGSGGGFRAIYYTWKKGREAGGVWKLYKALRTRNSCKTCALGMGGQKGGMVNEKGGFPEVCKKSMQAMVGDMQPAIDPNFWKKTSIEDLKRLSPRELEYLGRLIHPIRYRQGETHYETITWQEAFDSIVAKFKATDPNETFWYFSGRSSNEAGFLLQLLARVYGTNHVNNCSYYCHQASGVGLQSSIGSGTATVVLDDLENADLVWLIGGNPASNHPRLMTSLMHVRRRGGKVIVINPVRETGLIRFRVPSDPISLMLGTKIASHYVQPHIGGDLALLWGIAKSLKQKGLLDNEFLANHCRDSDAWLEALDSLTWEEIETKSGVARSETESIADVYAESKRSIFSWTMGITHHAHGVDSVQAIANLAMARGMVGKPGCGLMPIRGHSNVQGIGSVGVTPKLKDQIFDALQTKFGVQLPTTEGRDTMECMESAARYETKAGFCLGGNLYGSNPDAKFAAEALSRLEFNVMLNTTMNTGHAHGLAKETIVLPVLARDEEPEPTTQESMFNFVRLSDGGPRRLPGPRSEVEIISTIGERLVPDAPGIDWEAMKQTTTIRDWIGAVVPGYEKIAEIDRTKEEFQIEGRTFHEPKFGTDDGRAVMHIHRLPDLNGRGDQELRLMTVRSEGQFNTVVYEEEDLYRNQDRRDIILMHPDDLKRFGLTHDQRVTVYNDTGRLENILARGYEEIRPGNSLMYYPEANELVSKYADPKSKTPAFKGVVVRIESSD from the coding sequence GTGAAAGTTGGCAGCGGCGGTGGATTTCGAGCCATCTATTACACGTGGAAGAAGGGCCGTGAAGCGGGCGGCGTCTGGAAACTCTACAAAGCCCTGCGGACACGCAACTCGTGCAAGACTTGTGCCCTCGGTATGGGCGGACAGAAAGGCGGCATGGTCAATGAAAAAGGTGGCTTTCCGGAAGTCTGTAAAAAGAGCATGCAGGCAATGGTGGGCGACATGCAGCCCGCTATCGATCCGAACTTTTGGAAAAAGACTTCGATCGAAGACCTCAAAAGGCTGTCCCCTCGTGAACTTGAGTACCTCGGTCGCTTGATCCACCCGATTCGCTATCGACAAGGCGAAACGCATTACGAGACGATCACTTGGCAGGAAGCTTTTGATTCCATCGTGGCCAAGTTCAAAGCCACCGATCCGAACGAAACGTTTTGGTACTTCAGCGGTCGCAGCAGTAACGAAGCTGGCTTTTTGCTGCAGTTGCTCGCTCGCGTGTATGGCACCAACCACGTCAACAACTGCAGTTACTATTGTCACCAAGCCAGCGGCGTGGGTCTTCAGTCAAGCATCGGCAGCGGGACAGCGACCGTGGTGTTGGATGATCTCGAAAATGCCGACCTCGTTTGGCTAATTGGTGGCAACCCGGCTAGCAATCACCCCCGGTTAATGACCAGCTTGATGCACGTGCGTCGACGCGGTGGCAAAGTAATCGTTATCAATCCGGTTCGCGAAACTGGGTTGATTCGATTCCGTGTCCCGAGTGATCCTATTTCGTTGATGCTTGGAACGAAGATCGCTTCGCACTACGTTCAACCGCACATCGGCGGGGACTTGGCATTGCTATGGGGTATCGCAAAGTCGCTCAAGCAAAAGGGACTGCTGGATAACGAATTCCTTGCAAACCACTGCCGCGACTCGGATGCTTGGCTGGAGGCGCTAGATTCACTCACTTGGGAAGAAATCGAGACCAAGTCGGGAGTCGCGCGAAGCGAAACCGAGTCCATCGCAGATGTGTATGCAGAATCCAAACGCAGCATTTTTTCGTGGACGATGGGGATCACCCATCACGCCCATGGAGTCGACAGCGTTCAAGCGATCGCGAATCTGGCGATGGCACGAGGCATGGTAGGCAAACCGGGATGCGGATTGATGCCGATTCGTGGTCATTCCAATGTGCAAGGAATTGGAAGCGTCGGCGTTACGCCCAAACTCAAAGATCAAATCTTTGATGCTTTGCAAACCAAGTTTGGCGTGCAGTTACCCACAACGGAAGGTCGCGACACGATGGAGTGCATGGAGTCGGCAGCGCGTTATGAAACGAAAGCGGGCTTCTGCCTGGGTGGCAACTTGTACGGTTCCAACCCAGATGCCAAGTTTGCTGCCGAAGCTCTTTCGCGTCTTGAATTCAACGTGATGCTCAATACGACAATGAACACCGGTCACGCTCATGGCCTAGCCAAAGAAACGATCGTGCTTCCCGTACTTGCGCGTGACGAAGAGCCCGAACCGACGACTCAAGAATCGATGTTTAACTTTGTCCGTCTTTCCGATGGCGGACCTAGACGATTGCCCGGGCCTCGTAGCGAAGTCGAAATCATATCGACGATTGGCGAACGCTTAGTTCCCGATGCGCCGGGAATCGACTGGGAAGCCATGAAGCAAACGACGACGATTCGAGATTGGATCGGTGCCGTCGTTCCCGGGTACGAAAAAATCGCGGAGATCGATCGGACGAAAGAAGAGTTTCAAATCGAAGGTCGCACATTCCACGAACCAAAGTTTGGCACCGATGACGGTCGAGCGGTCATGCACATTCACCGTTTACCCGATCTTAATGGCCGTGGTGACCAAGAGCTTCGCCTGATGACCGTTCGTAGCGAGGGTCAATTCAATACCGTTGTGTACGAAGAAGAAGACCTCTACCGAAACCAAGATCGTCGCGACATCATTCTGATGCATCCAGACGATCTCAAGCGATTCGGGCTCACTCATGACCAACGAGTCACCGTTTACAACGACACCGGGCGATTGGAAAACATCTTGGCTCGAGGATACGAAGAGATCCGTCCAGGCAATTCGTTAATGTACTACCCCGAAGCGAACGAATTAGTGTCCAAGTACGCCGACCCCAAGAGCAAGACGCCGGCGTTCAAGGGTGTCGTTGTTCGGATCGAATCGTCGGATTGA
- a CDS encoding tetratricopeptide repeat protein, protein MKKLALTFLTVALAVPMIVSGPEAQGQNAILSNLYGQGVHATYAGKYQDAYDYLSMAINSGSKDPRVYYFRGIVADRMGRPYESESDWQQGAVLEAQGKIVGSIGRALSRFQGQGRMKLEAIRQKAKLQYLAESAMRSQQRFGEIQAAEGDVLRAAPSRPAPPPAPPIAGDDNPFGDDTSEPEVEADDALEGAMDDPFGDAPAGTAPADAGDAFDADAPAADDPFGGSGDSPAGDDDPFGGSSDDPFGGSDDDPFGS, encoded by the coding sequence ATGAAAAAACTAGCACTGACTTTCTTGACCGTTGCCCTCGCGGTTCCGATGATCGTTTCGGGACCAGAAGCACAAGGTCAAAACGCAATCCTTTCCAACTTGTACGGGCAAGGTGTTCATGCAACGTACGCCGGAAAGTATCAAGACGCCTATGACTATTTGTCGATGGCGATCAACAGCGGAAGTAAGGATCCACGTGTTTATTACTTCCGTGGTATCGTCGCCGATCGAATGGGCAGACCCTACGAATCCGAAAGCGATTGGCAGCAGGGCGCAGTGCTGGAAGCTCAGGGCAAGATTGTTGGCTCCATCGGTCGCGCCCTGTCGCGCTTCCAAGGTCAAGGACGGATGAAGCTTGAAGCTATCCGTCAAAAAGCCAAGCTGCAGTACCTTGCCGAATCGGCCATGCGATCGCAACAACGCTTTGGCGAAATCCAGGCCGCCGAAGGTGACGTTCTTCGAGCAGCCCCATCTCGACCGGCACCTCCGCCTGCACCACCAATCGCTGGCGATGACAATCCATTCGGTGATGACACCAGCGAACCTGAAGTCGAGGCGGACGACGCGCTCGAAGGTGCGATGGACGACCCCTTTGGTGATGCACCCGCTGGCACCGCTCCCGCGGATGCTGGCGATGCTTTCGACGCCGATGCCCCCGCCGCCGACGATCCTTTCGGTGGCAGCGGCGATTCACCCGCTGGCGATGACGATCCTTTCGGTGGCAGCAGCGACGACCCGTTTGGTGGTAGCGACGACGATCCGTTTGGTAGCTGA
- the prfB gene encoding peptide chain release factor 2 (programmed frameshift): MDAELVSRSKEIRQRLTQLRDSLDHAGKAEQIKEIELKMGQPGFWDDNESAQKNVMELKGLKVIVSPLNDLTSSVEDLAALFEMAEEDSSLIDEVTGEVDRLEQVLDDLELKALLNGPNDHAGAILSINARDGGTDANDWADMMLRMYSAWAVAQDYKIELLDRDDNEEAGINQATLAVRGPMAYGYLKGEEGIHRLVRISPFNSEGKRQTSFAAVSVSPEIDDSIEVDIEKKDVREDTFRASGAGGQHVNKTDSAIRLTHIPTNTVVQCQNQRSQHQNRDTAWKMLRAKLARIEEEKREAEEARKYETQARSGFGSQIRNYFLHPDQRVKDARTGHYVGNFNSVMDGSELQGFLDAFLRLKAGKA, encoded by the exons ATGGATGCTGAATTAGTAAGCCGAAGCAAAGAGATTCGTCAGCGTTTGACTCAGTTACGAGACTCTCTT GACCACGCCGGCAAAGCAGAACAAATCAAAGAAATTGAGCTGAAGATGGGCCAACCGGGGTTCTGGGACGATAACGAATCGGCCCAGAAGAACGTGATGGAACTGAAAGGTCTCAAAGTTATCGTTTCGCCGCTCAATGACCTGACGTCTTCGGTCGAGGATCTCGCTGCGCTCTTTGAGATGGCCGAGGAAGACAGTTCTCTGATCGACGAGGTTACCGGTGAGGTGGATCGGCTCGAGCAAGTGCTTGATGACCTGGAACTCAAAGCGTTGCTTAATGGTCCCAACGACCACGCCGGGGCAATTTTGTCCATCAACGCTCGCGATGGAGGCACCGATGCGAACGATTGGGCTGACATGATGCTACGGATGTACTCGGCATGGGCCGTCGCCCAGGACTACAAAATCGAGCTGCTCGATCGCGATGACAATGAAGAAGCGGGTATTAACCAAGCGACGTTGGCAGTACGTGGACCCATGGCCTATGGCTACCTCAAAGGTGAAGAAGGCATCCATCGCTTAGTTCGAATTAGCCCGTTCAACAGCGAAGGTAAACGACAAACCAGTTTCGCTGCGGTCAGCGTTTCGCCAGAGATCGACGACTCGATAGAAGTTGATATCGAAAAGAAAGACGTTCGCGAAGACACGTTTCGTGCTTCGGGTGCCGGTGGACAACACGTCAACAAAACCGACAGTGCGATTCGCTTGACTCACATCCCGACCAACACGGTCGTGCAATGTCAAAACCAACGTAGCCAACACCAGAACCGTGACACCGCTTGGAAAATGTTGCGAGCTAAGTTGGCAAGGATCGAAGAAGAAAAGCGAGAGGCCGAAGAAGCTCGTAAGTACGAGACTCAAGCTCGCTCGGGTTTCGGATCACAAATTCGAAACTACTTTTTGCACCCCGACCAACGCGTCAAGGATGCGAGGACCGGTCACTACGTTGGCAATTTCAACAGCGTGATGGATGGTAGTGAATTGCAAGGCTTTCTCGACGCGTTCCTGCGACTTAAAGCTGGCAAGGCTTGA
- a CDS encoding sodium:solute symporter family protein, with protein sequence MIKVTIISIYLGLLLFLGLFSSRLFKGTSKDYLLASHSIGPFLLLMSLFGTTMTGFALVGSTGEAFAEGVGVYGMLASSSGIIHSLCFFVLGVRLWSWGKKYGYTTQAGFFRDRLESDKIGLVLFPILVGLVVPYLLVGVISAGKAIEGATRGDFPTWTENGAIPPWLTSLVICVVVLVYVFFGGMRGTAWANTFQTIVFMILGVVAFYLIATSLAARSVEEGRAHEFVDGERVVRTQPPTGLMDSLHIVSQEIPKARRVRDEVNLEDQLESVEAPAKFRTREKLDPWMFFTYMLIPFSVGMFPHLFQHWLTAKSARAFKLPVVVHPVFILIVWVPCVLIGVWATTGLIAIPPPIASDPNKVLGFMVKTLSGDVLGGFLLAGILAAIMSSLDSQFLCLGTMFTTDIVVHYGGKDRFKDKQIIFISRCFIIAIVAITYGLSLTDIAQTRVFQLGIWCFSGFSSLFPLALLAVYWKGLTKWGAYAGVLTAAGVWYALFSASQFGAIENWSVDFTIGERTIHTMPVATIFLASAITTIVVSLVTPKPSKQTLAKFFPERA encoded by the coding sequence ATGATTAAAGTTACGATCATCAGCATCTATCTTGGACTGCTGCTTTTCCTTGGGTTGTTTTCATCGCGGTTGTTCAAAGGTACGTCCAAGGACTACTTGCTGGCGAGCCACTCCATCGGTCCTTTCCTGTTGCTGATGTCGTTGTTCGGCACAACCATGACAGGCTTTGCCTTGGTGGGATCAACGGGTGAGGCCTTTGCCGAAGGTGTTGGCGTCTATGGCATGTTGGCGTCCTCTTCGGGGATCATCCACTCGCTTTGCTTCTTTGTCCTGGGCGTTCGGCTTTGGTCATGGGGCAAAAAATATGGTTACACAACACAAGCTGGGTTCTTTCGTGATCGTTTAGAGAGCGACAAGATTGGATTGGTGCTGTTTCCCATTCTGGTCGGCTTGGTCGTTCCTTACTTGTTGGTCGGCGTCATCTCGGCTGGCAAAGCGATCGAAGGTGCCACGCGAGGCGATTTTCCCACGTGGACTGAAAACGGTGCTATTCCGCCGTGGTTGACTTCACTTGTCATTTGCGTCGTTGTGCTGGTGTATGTGTTCTTTGGTGGCATGCGAGGTACTGCATGGGCCAATACGTTTCAGACCATTGTTTTCATGATCCTGGGCGTCGTCGCGTTCTACTTGATTGCGACAAGCCTAGCGGCAAGATCCGTCGAGGAAGGCCGTGCTCACGAATTCGTCGACGGTGAGCGTGTCGTTCGAACTCAACCACCTACCGGACTGATGGACTCCCTGCACATTGTTTCGCAGGAGATTCCGAAAGCTCGCCGTGTGCGAGATGAAGTGAATCTGGAAGACCAACTCGAATCCGTCGAAGCTCCCGCTAAGTTTCGGACCCGAGAGAAGCTCGACCCGTGGATGTTTTTCACCTACATGTTGATTCCGTTTTCGGTCGGAATGTTCCCTCACTTGTTCCAGCATTGGTTGACTGCCAAGAGCGCCAGAGCATTCAAGTTGCCGGTTGTTGTGCATCCGGTATTCATTTTGATTGTCTGGGTTCCCTGCGTTTTGATCGGGGTCTGGGCGACGACAGGTCTGATCGCGATTCCACCACCAATCGCCAGTGATCCCAACAAGGTGCTTGGTTTCATGGTCAAGACACTCTCAGGCGATGTCCTGGGTGGTTTCTTGCTAGCCGGAATCTTGGCGGCGATCATGTCGAGCCTGGATAGTCAGTTTCTTTGCTTGGGCACCATGTTTACCACCGATATCGTGGTCCACTATGGCGGCAAAGATCGCTTCAAGGACAAGCAGATTATCTTTATCTCTCGGTGCTTCATCATCGCGATTGTTGCCATCACCTATGGATTGAGTTTGACCGATATCGCTCAAACCCGAGTGTTCCAGTTGGGCATTTGGTGCTTCAGCGGATTCAGCAGTCTGTTCCCTCTGGCGCTCTTAGCGGTGTATTGGAAGGGACTGACCAAGTGGGGAGCCTACGCAGGTGTGTTAACCGCAGCCGGCGTCTGGTATGCCCTTTTTTCCGCATCGCAATTTGGAGCGATCGAAAATTGGTCGGTCGATTTCACCATTGGTGAACGAACGATTCACACGATGCCAGTGGCTACGATCTTCTTGGCATCGGCGATCACCACAATCGTGGTTTCGTTGGTGACTCCCAAGCCGAGCAAACAGACGTTGGCAAAGTTTTTTCCCGAGCGAGCGTAA
- a CDS encoding coiled-coil domain-containing protein: MSVLYDLPFVSAIFFILAGILIGHLLWFHDRSADSEKMNGLESRYFKARGSARQRKREFVKLQKDSKNQEHTLAELQQLVAELRTRNSEFETAALEAGDEIKRLGRDRDEVQQKFDEEHARSESLVSQLQEVLKSKAAVEEQSSSRQTKIVQLQTSHQELESEIERLRGSVEVHAHSIATDRDQIATLEDQLRDSTKQLASSAQQKQSLEDELQQLRGTLSSDQEQLASLEQKLRETTDQLAATDEQRQTLHDEVAQLRSASITDQDRIASLEQQLRESNEHFTAADQQRQSLEAEIDRLQAELDTRSHGATQQTHALQNEIASLKTMLENQTSTADQIASENENTISQLQAEIDSLRQALKDTQTDLVARCEDLDNTRIEREKLFRQLEVVTTSFEQKHELLEAREEEVDQFKGELTSFREKFEASAEQLTIAQSKNEELKQVVSQRDQQLAALQEQVSTMGSEIEELLPLRNELSQIADVLGEQKSVNQKRVQQLESQQAALDELTKKVSDYDKQMASMTVQLRQKDQSIETDKAKIRELDQVLQNMQSLVQDKDESLESQQQTLIALQARIEELEPLQQQLTSATANFETASAERTDLQQSCKSLETQLGDLQMKFKLQTVKNDELSETLTAKTSEYAQELQTLRSQVERQQKSLDTQNQQLKLKTEQYEKSLNEITGLTQTLKDQRSSITKLTAELQSTEKLRSENESMTIRMNDLMAHLKRVSAELEDSLQANTEALDRIRVLETDLHQQAAKIRELRRERGSIRDLDGGEDLSIRRAA, from the coding sequence ATGAGTGTTCTTTACGATCTCCCTTTTGTCTCAGCGATCTTCTTCATTTTGGCTGGCATCCTGATTGGACACCTGCTTTGGTTTCACGATCGCTCCGCTGATAGCGAGAAGATGAACGGACTTGAAAGCCGCTATTTCAAGGCCCGCGGCTCAGCTCGCCAACGCAAACGCGAGTTCGTGAAACTGCAAAAGGACAGCAAGAATCAAGAGCACACGTTGGCTGAACTGCAGCAGTTGGTGGCCGAACTTCGGACCAGAAACTCTGAATTCGAAACGGCAGCACTCGAGGCCGGCGACGAAATTAAACGGCTAGGTCGCGATCGCGACGAAGTTCAGCAAAAATTTGACGAAGAACATGCTCGCAGCGAATCCTTGGTCAGTCAGTTGCAGGAAGTCTTGAAATCGAAGGCTGCCGTCGAAGAGCAATCCAGTTCGCGTCAAACCAAGATTGTTCAACTTCAAACTAGCCATCAAGAACTCGAATCCGAGATCGAACGACTGCGCGGCAGCGTTGAGGTTCATGCTCACAGTATCGCGACCGATCGTGATCAAATCGCAACTCTGGAAGATCAACTTCGCGATTCAACGAAACAACTTGCTTCGTCCGCTCAACAGAAGCAATCGCTCGAAGACGAGTTGCAACAACTTCGCGGCACTTTATCGAGTGACCAAGAACAACTGGCGTCGCTGGAACAAAAACTCCGCGAAACCACCGATCAGTTGGCCGCTACAGACGAACAACGCCAAACGCTCCATGATGAAGTCGCTCAATTGCGTAGCGCTAGCATCACTGACCAAGACCGCATTGCCAGTCTCGAGCAACAACTTCGCGAAAGCAATGAGCACTTCACTGCCGCCGACCAGCAACGTCAATCGCTCGAGGCCGAGATCGACCGTCTGCAAGCTGAACTCGACACTCGATCCCATGGGGCTACGCAGCAAACCCACGCATTGCAAAATGAAATTGCTAGCCTGAAAACGATGCTTGAAAACCAAACAAGCACGGCCGACCAGATCGCTAGCGAGAACGAAAACACCATCTCGCAACTGCAAGCCGAGATCGATTCGCTACGACAGGCCCTTAAGGACACTCAGACCGACCTCGTTGCCCGCTGCGAAGACCTGGACAACACTCGCATTGAACGCGAAAAGCTGTTCCGTCAATTAGAAGTCGTCACGACCTCGTTCGAACAGAAACATGAACTCTTGGAAGCCCGCGAAGAGGAAGTCGACCAGTTTAAGGGCGAACTGACTAGCTTCCGCGAGAAGTTCGAAGCGAGTGCCGAACAGTTGACGATCGCTCAATCGAAAAACGAAGAACTAAAGCAAGTGGTTTCGCAGCGAGATCAACAACTCGCCGCCCTGCAAGAACAGGTCAGCACCATGGGGTCGGAGATCGAAGAACTCCTGCCGCTACGTAACGAGCTAAGCCAAATTGCGGACGTCCTGGGTGAACAGAAATCAGTCAACCAGAAACGTGTTCAGCAGCTCGAAAGCCAACAAGCCGCTTTGGACGAGCTAACCAAGAAGGTAAGCGACTACGACAAACAAATGGCGTCGATGACTGTGCAACTTCGCCAGAAAGACCAGTCGATCGAAACTGACAAAGCAAAGATTCGCGAACTCGATCAAGTGCTTCAAAACATGCAAAGTCTTGTCCAAGACAAAGACGAAAGCCTTGAATCGCAACAACAAACCCTGATCGCGTTGCAGGCAAGAATTGAAGAACTCGAACCGCTACAACAACAACTTACCTCGGCAACGGCGAACTTCGAAACAGCATCGGCTGAACGAACCGACCTGCAGCAGTCGTGCAAATCACTCGAGACTCAACTCGGTGACTTACAGATGAAGTTTAAGTTGCAGACCGTCAAGAATGATGAACTCAGCGAGACATTGACTGCCAAGACATCCGAGTACGCTCAAGAATTGCAAACTCTACGATCGCAAGTCGAACGACAGCAGAAATCGCTTGACACTCAGAACCAGCAACTCAAATTGAAGACCGAGCAGTATGAAAAGTCATTGAACGAGATCACCGGACTGACTCAGACCTTGAAGGATCAACGAAGCTCGATCACCAAATTGACTGCCGAATTGCAATCGACCGAGAAGCTTCGCAGCGAGAACGAGTCGATGACAATCCGAATGAACGACTTGATGGCTCACCTGAAGCGGGTCAGTGCCGAATTGGAAGATTCACTGCAAGCCAATACGGAAGCCCTGGATCGCATTCGCGTACTGGAAACCGACCTGCATCAGCAAGCTGCCAAAATCCGCGAACTACGTCGCGAGCGAGGCTCTATCCGCGATCTCGATGGTGGCGAAGACCTATCCATCCGCCGCGCTGCCTAG
- a CDS encoding DUF3311 domain-containing protein, with protein MKYVVWGLIAVLVVIHQDVWNWNNDKLVLGFLPITLAYHAGISIAASIVWLIAATTAWPDNLEDESSDTLASGSSQEASV; from the coding sequence ATGAAGTACGTCGTATGGGGACTGATTGCCGTTTTGGTGGTGATCCATCAGGACGTTTGGAATTGGAACAACGACAAGCTTGTCTTGGGTTTCTTGCCCATCACGCTCGCTTACCACGCCGGAATCTCGATTGCCGCCAGCATCGTGTGGCTGATCGCGGCAACGACGGCTTGGCCGGATAATCTCGAAGACGAATCCAGCGATACGCTGGCCAGCGGTTCTTCTCAGGAGGCGTCGGTATGA
- the mnmA gene encoding tRNA 2-thiouridine(34) synthase MnmA: protein MARVVLAMSGGVDSSVAAHLLLEAGHEVVGVFMRHGEESSEVCKVEDTGNTSLPVLGGLAQGRADHKQGCCTASDAADARRVAARMDIPFYALDLQADFRRIVDYFVDDYLSGRTPNPCVRCNQWIKFGRLFDYADGVDAEFVATGHYAQLVDGELHRGLDSTKDQSYALFGIRRDRVSRMLLPVGGFEKTRIREIASSLDLGVAGKKDSQEICFVTQGHHSDFVRAREPKRSQRTSGNFVTVDGEVVGTHRGYEAFTVGQRKKLGIAMGEPYFVIRIEPETCNVVIGKKDALASQGLIASEANWLVDPADLPTDVAVQIRYNGQPKPARMSVDAGDPDRFEVVFDEPELAVAPGQAAVVYHGNRVLGGGWIR, encoded by the coding sequence ATGGCCCGGGTAGTTCTAGCGATGAGTGGAGGCGTGGATTCGAGCGTCGCTGCGCACCTGTTGCTCGAAGCTGGCCACGAGGTTGTCGGCGTGTTCATGCGGCACGGCGAAGAGTCGAGCGAAGTTTGCAAGGTCGAAGACACCGGCAACACGAGCTTGCCGGTATTGGGTGGACTTGCGCAAGGGCGAGCCGACCATAAACAAGGTTGTTGCACCGCGTCGGACGCCGCGGACGCCCGTCGGGTTGCCGCGCGAATGGATATCCCGTTCTACGCGCTGGACCTGCAGGCAGACTTCCGTCGAATCGTTGACTACTTCGTCGATGATTACTTGTCTGGCCGTACCCCGAACCCGTGCGTGCGATGCAACCAATGGATCAAGTTCGGACGACTATTCGATTACGCCGATGGTGTGGACGCGGAATTTGTAGCGACCGGACACTATGCGCAATTGGTCGATGGCGAACTGCATCGTGGGCTCGATTCTACCAAGGACCAATCTTACGCATTGTTTGGAATTCGCCGCGATCGCGTTAGTCGAATGCTGCTTCCCGTGGGCGGATTTGAAAAGACTCGCATTCGAGAGATTGCCAGTTCACTTGATTTGGGTGTGGCCGGAAAAAAGGACTCACAGGAAATCTGTTTCGTAACGCAAGGTCACCACAGCGACTTCGTTCGTGCTCGCGAACCGAAGCGGTCGCAGCGAACCTCGGGGAACTTCGTGACCGTCGATGGCGAAGTCGTTGGCACCCACCGTGGCTATGAGGCATTTACGGTTGGCCAACGAAAGAAGCTCGGTATCGCGATGGGCGAGCCGTACTTTGTCATTCGCATCGAACCGGAAACTTGCAACGTCGTGATCGGAAAGAAAGACGCCCTAGCGAGCCAAGGTTTGATTGCCAGTGAGGCAAATTGGCTGGTTGACCCGGCCGACTTGCCGACTGATGTGGCGGTCCAAATTCGTTACAACGGCCAGCCCAAACCGGCCCGAATGAGTGTGGACGCAGGGGATCCCGATCGTTTTGAAGTGGTTTTTGACGAACCAGAGCTGGCTGTTGCCCCAGGCCAAGCCGCGGTTGTCTACCACGGCAATCGAGTCCTCGGTGGCGGCTGGATCCGCTAA